The Marinilongibacter aquaticus genome has a window encoding:
- a CDS encoding OmpA family protein, with amino-acid sequence MRLTIVLLLLVGLSANAQEREELGSAINTEYNEIHPVISPDGETLFFVREGHPSNNFAKEGGIDVWYSSFRSDGRWTIARKMPNTINKGKYNALLSITPDGSTILIRGVYQNGRKLPEVGLSVCKKTNRGWGQPSKLDIPKLDAMCKGEFLSAYLTNSGKVLLLSFAEKKHSRDNDIFVSFLGRDGKWSKPESLGSDINTSAIEATPFMASDDYTLYFCSDRKGGEGGIDIWASKRLNRNWTKWSKPLNLGKKFNTDKDDMYFSITANGEYAYVNTKSNTAGKGDIVRYRLRDDSNDNNNVAALQGAQGDDADGKDGNDEEQATILKELTSPKPVVMISGKVIDTKTKKPIEAKIIYESFPDGEEIGVAQTDPSTGEYKIILPYGKRYSVRAEANDFIAIGETIDLSQEGTFKEIKNEDLEMAPIAAGISVTLKNIFFEFAKATLEEESFPELDRLIRTMTENPNMTIEVQGHTDNVGPAESNLKLSEQRAESVRNYLLGKGIKAERVSSVGFGETKPVASNETTEGQAQNRRVEFVIMKK; translated from the coding sequence ATGAGATTAACAATTGTCTTGTTGTTGCTGGTCGGTCTATCCGCAAATGCCCAAGAGCGTGAAGAGCTGGGGTCGGCTATCAATACAGAATACAACGAAATCCACCCTGTTATTTCGCCCGACGGAGAAACCCTGTTTTTTGTACGCGAAGGGCACCCTTCCAACAATTTTGCCAAAGAAGGCGGCATCGATGTCTGGTATTCCAGTTTCCGCTCGGATGGCCGATGGACCATAGCCCGGAAGATGCCGAATACGATCAACAAAGGCAAATACAATGCCTTGCTGAGCATCACGCCCGACGGCAGTACGATTCTTATTCGCGGAGTCTATCAAAATGGGCGAAAGCTTCCTGAAGTGGGCTTGTCGGTGTGCAAAAAGACGAACCGGGGATGGGGCCAGCCTTCCAAACTGGATATTCCGAAATTGGATGCGATGTGTAAAGGCGAGTTTTTGTCGGCTTACCTGACCAACAGCGGGAAGGTCTTGCTTTTGTCTTTCGCGGAAAAAAAGCACAGCCGCGACAACGACATTTTTGTCAGCTTTTTAGGGCGTGACGGAAAGTGGTCGAAACCCGAAAGCCTCGGTTCGGATATCAACACCTCAGCCATAGAAGCTACACCCTTTATGGCTTCGGACGATTACACGCTTTATTTCTGTTCAGACAGAAAAGGTGGAGAAGGTGGCATCGATATCTGGGCCAGCAAAAGATTGAATCGGAATTGGACGAAATGGTCGAAACCTTTGAATTTGGGAAAGAAATTCAATACAGACAAAGACGATATGTACTTTTCGATAACCGCCAATGGAGAGTATGCCTACGTCAATACGAAATCCAATACAGCGGGCAAGGGCGATATCGTTCGCTATCGTTTGCGAGACGACAGCAACGACAACAACAATGTGGCGGCTTTGCAAGGTGCACAGGGCGATGATGCGGACGGTAAGGATGGAAATGATGAAGAACAAGCCACGATTCTGAAAGAATTGACATCGCCCAAACCGGTCGTGATGATCAGTGGAAAAGTGATCGACACGAAAACGAAAAAACCGATCGAAGCCAAAATCATCTACGAATCCTTTCCCGATGGCGAGGAGATTGGGGTAGCCCAAACGGATCCTTCGACAGGAGAATACAAAATTATTTTGCCGTACGGCAAACGGTATTCTGTGCGTGCAGAGGCAAACGATTTCATTGCTATTGGCGAAACCATCGACCTTTCGCAAGAGGGCACTTTCAAGGAAATCAAAAACGAAGATTTGGAAATGGCCCCCATTGCGGCGGGGATTTCGGTTACTTTGAAAAACATATTTTTCGAATTTGCCAAAGCTACCTTGGAAGAAGAATCCTTTCCGGAATTGGACCGTTTGATCCGCACCATGACCGAAAATCCCAACATGACGATCGAAGTGCAGGGGCACACGGATAATGTAGGCCCCGCGGAATCCAACTTGAAGCTTTCGGAACAAAGGGCAGAATCGGTACGTAATTATTTGCTGGGCAAAGGCATAAAAGCCGAGCGTGTAAGCAGCGTGGGCTTTGGTGAAACGAAACCTGTGGCCTCGAATGAAACCACAGAAGGGCAAGCTCAAAACCGCCGTGTGGAGTTTGTGATTATGAAAAAGTGA
- the fabD gene encoding ACP S-malonyltransferase, with translation MKAYVFPGQGAQFSGMGQALYEGSEKAKALFQQANEILGFEITKVMFEGSDEDLKQTNVTQPAVFLHSVIQALVQNDLKPDMVAGHSLGEFSALVVSQALSFEDALKLVAKRAGAMQEACEINPSTMAAVLRLDDQKVEEICAEISNDLGEVLVAANYNCPGQLVISGTEKAIDEAIIRMKEAGAKRALKLPVSGAFHSPLMEPAREKLAQAIQQTTLHSPICPIYQNATARPSKDIESIKNNLIVQLTAPVKWTQSVQNMVADGASEFIECGPGKVLQGLVAKIAPEVSVSGL, from the coding sequence ATGAAAGCATATGTATTTCCAGGTCAGGGTGCACAGTTTAGCGGAATGGGCCAAGCACTATACGAAGGTTCAGAAAAAGCCAAAGCACTCTTTCAGCAAGCCAATGAAATTTTGGGTTTTGAGATTACGAAAGTAATGTTTGAAGGTTCGGATGAAGACCTGAAACAGACCAATGTAACCCAGCCTGCCGTGTTCTTGCATTCTGTAATACAAGCCTTGGTACAAAACGACCTGAAACCCGATATGGTGGCAGGGCATTCATTGGGCGAGTTTTCCGCCCTTGTTGTATCGCAAGCCCTGTCTTTTGAAGATGCCCTTAAATTGGTGGCCAAACGTGCCGGAGCCATGCAAGAAGCCTGCGAAATCAACCCTTCTACAATGGCGGCCGTTTTGCGTCTCGACGATCAGAAAGTTGAAGAGATTTGTGCCGAAATTTCAAATGATCTGGGCGAAGTATTGGTGGCGGCCAATTACAACTGCCCCGGGCAGCTGGTGATTTCGGGTACTGAAAAAGCCATAGACGAGGCTATAATTCGCATGAAAGAAGCCGGAGCCAAAAGAGCTTTAAAATTGCCCGTTAGCGGAGCCTTCCATTCTCCTTTGATGGAACCTGCCCGTGAAAAATTGGCTCAGGCGATTCAACAAACGACTTTGCATTCGCCCATTTGCCCGATCTATCAAAATGCGACCGCAAGACCTTCCAAAGACATTGAATCGATCAAAAACAATTTGATCGTACAATTGACCGCCCCCGTGAAATGGACACAATCTGTACAAAACATGGTGGCAGACGGAGCCAGCGAGTTCATTGAATGTGGCCCGGGGAAAGTGCTTCAAGGTTTGGTGGCGAAAATCGCTCCCGAAGTGAGCGTTTCTGGATTGTAG
- a CDS encoding SulP family inorganic anion transporter has protein sequence MKQVFSLFDLSQKVNYKNEILSGLTVALALIPEAIAFALIAGLHPLTGLYAAFTMGLVTSVLGGRPGMISGATGAVAVVIVSLAKDYGVEYIFATVILAGLIQMLAGVLKLGKFIRLVPHPVMFGFVNGLAVVIFTAQLGAFKVTNAAGEQVWMQGSSLYLMLGLVLLTMLIIWLMPKLTKVVPASLTSILVITAIVLGFGLDTKTVGDISPIQGSFPPFHIPSVPFSLETLSIIFPYALIVAGVGLIESLLTLNLIDEITETRGRSNKEAVAQGLANLVTGFFSGMGGCAMIGQSLINISSGARARLSGIVASVMLLVFVMFGASYIEQMPMAALTGLMIMVSIGTFEWASFKVIGKMPTTDIVVGILVALITVILHNLALAVLIGVVISAVAFAWENAKRIRARKYTDDQGVKHYEIYGPLFFGSAQAFAEKFDVLHDPEEVIIDFNESRIADMSGIEAVNKITERYSKVNKKVHLKHLSPDCIKLLKNAEKIIDVNILEDPTYKLPVEIRS, from the coding sequence ATGAAACAAGTCTTCTCCCTTTTCGATCTTTCGCAAAAAGTAAACTACAAAAACGAAATCCTTTCGGGATTGACAGTGGCCTTGGCTCTCATTCCTGAAGCAATTGCCTTTGCCCTCATCGCCGGACTGCATCCACTGACTGGCCTCTACGCGGCTTTCACCATGGGCTTGGTGACTTCTGTTTTGGGCGGACGCCCGGGCATGATCTCTGGAGCCACAGGGGCTGTGGCTGTTGTGATTGTGAGCCTAGCCAAAGATTACGGCGTAGAGTACATTTTCGCCACCGTAATTCTTGCAGGACTTATTCAAATGTTGGCAGGCGTGCTCAAGCTTGGCAAATTTATCCGTCTTGTGCCCCATCCTGTGATGTTCGGGTTTGTGAACGGTTTGGCGGTAGTCATTTTTACAGCTCAGTTGGGGGCATTCAAAGTTACAAATGCCGCAGGCGAACAAGTTTGGATGCAAGGTTCTTCTTTGTATCTCATGCTCGGCCTTGTTTTGCTCACCATGTTGATCATTTGGCTCATGCCCAAACTCACCAAGGTGGTTCCCGCCTCTCTCACCTCGATACTCGTGATCACGGCCATTGTTTTGGGCTTTGGTCTTGATACTAAAACAGTGGGAGACATCAGCCCTATTCAAGGCAGTTTCCCTCCTTTCCATATCCCTTCGGTGCCTTTCAGCTTGGAAACACTCTCCATTATTTTCCCCTACGCTCTTATTGTAGCGGGTGTTGGGCTTATCGAAAGTTTATTAACGCTGAACCTCATCGACGAAATTACCGAAACGCGTGGACGAAGCAACAAAGAGGCTGTGGCCCAAGGTTTGGCCAATTTGGTCACCGGTTTCTTCTCTGGTATGGGCGGCTGTGCAATGATCGGGCAAAGCTTGATCAACATCTCGTCGGGTGCAAGAGCTCGTTTATCGGGCATTGTGGCCTCGGTAATGCTGCTCGTCTTTGTGATGTTTGGTGCTTCGTATATCGAACAGATGCCCATGGCTGCTCTGACGGGCCTTATGATTATGGTTTCCATCGGCACCTTTGAATGGGCTAGCTTTAAAGTAATTGGCAAAATGCCCACAACAGATATTGTGGTTGGTATTTTGGTCGCCCTAATCACCGTCATTTTGCACAATTTGGCCTTGGCTGTTTTAATTGGTGTGGTTATCTCTGCGGTGGCCTTCGCTTGGGAAAATGCCAAACGTATCCGTGCACGCAAATACACCGACGACCAAGGCGTAAAACATTATGAAATTTACGGCCCACTGTTCTTTGGCAGTGCACAAGCTTTTGCTGAAAAATTCGACGTATTGCACGATCCCGAAGAAGTGATTATCGATTTCAATGAAAGCCGAATTGCCGACATGTCGGGCATAGAGGCGGTGAACAAAATCACTGAACGCTACAGCAAAGTGAACAAAAAAGTGCATTTGAAGCACCTGAGCCCTGATTGTATAAAATTGCTCAAAAACGCCGAAAAGATAATCGACGTCAACATTCTAGAAGACCCGACATACAAATTGCCTGTGGAAATTCGATCTTAA
- a CDS encoding deoxyguanosinetriphosphate triphosphohydrolase, with the protein MNKFPNMHWQTLFSNKRFGSRNLKNVDEIRGEYLRDYDRLIFSSQFRRLQNKTQVFPLPGAIFVHNRLTHSLEVASVGRSLGRAVGEQIAQKHAATLDQNAIDFYRFGLADVVQTACIAHDIGNPPFGHSGEKAIRQFFRELPESTHKRFEAELSPNQLADFQHFEGNANAFRILTSIFIQNGLKLTYTTLASILKYPVKSQFGFVKKTSLISNKKSGFFDSEIPFVESMAQELGLIALDKTQHHFARHPFVFLVEAADDICYRIIDLEDAFRLQILGSAETHALLLPFFEGESSEKYIREKIASDMDEKQKLSLLRAMLINLLTKKCTEAFMQHEEALLKGELNQSLIDLLDDKTIALIKKIDDISIEKIYNHRTVIEVEIAGYDVIGGLLKEFVGAVLEPEREKSKKLVKLVPKQFGIAKENGLYQNVLGITDFISGMTDNYAVDLYRKITGIQIPSLR; encoded by the coding sequence TTGAACAAATTTCCGAATATGCACTGGCAAACGCTCTTTTCCAACAAACGCTTTGGCTCTAGAAACCTGAAAAACGTAGACGAGATTCGCGGCGAATACCTTCGCGATTACGATCGCTTGATCTTCTCTTCTCAGTTCCGCAGGTTGCAAAACAAAACTCAGGTTTTCCCTTTGCCCGGAGCTATTTTTGTGCACAACAGACTTACGCATAGTTTGGAAGTGGCCTCCGTGGGCCGTTCGCTAGGACGAGCGGTGGGCGAGCAAATTGCCCAAAAACACGCGGCCACATTGGATCAAAACGCCATTGACTTTTACCGGTTCGGTCTCGCCGACGTTGTGCAGACAGCCTGTATTGCCCACGACATCGGCAACCCGCCCTTTGGCCATTCGGGCGAAAAGGCCATACGGCAGTTTTTCAGGGAATTGCCAGAAAGTACTCACAAACGGTTTGAAGCCGAACTGAGCCCCAATCAGCTTGCCGATTTTCAGCATTTCGAAGGCAATGCCAATGCTTTTCGCATCTTGACCAGCATTTTTATTCAAAACGGCCTGAAGCTCACGTACACCACCTTGGCTTCAATCTTGAAATATCCTGTAAAAAGCCAATTCGGGTTTGTCAAAAAAACATCCCTTATATCGAATAAAAAATCGGGCTTTTTCGATTCCGAAATCCCTTTTGTCGAAAGCATGGCCCAAGAATTGGGATTGATTGCTTTGGATAAAACACAGCACCATTTCGCCCGCCACCCTTTTGTATTTTTGGTAGAAGCCGCCGACGACATTTGTTATCGCATCATTGATCTGGAAGACGCTTTTCGCTTGCAAATTCTCGGCTCGGCCGAAACCCACGCTCTACTTCTGCCTTTCTTTGAGGGCGAAAGCAGTGAAAAGTACATTCGGGAAAAGATAGCATCAGACATGGACGAAAAGCAAAAATTGTCATTGCTCCGTGCCATGCTGATCAATTTGTTGACAAAGAAATGCACCGAGGCTTTCATGCAGCACGAAGAAGCCCTGCTCAAAGGCGAACTGAACCAGTCGCTGATCGATCTTTTGGACGACAAAACCATTGCCCTAATCAAAAAAATCGACGATATCTCGATTGAAAAAATCTACAACCACCGTACAGTCATCGAAGTGGAAATTGCGGGCTACGATGTCATTGGCGGCCTGCTGAAAGAATTTGTCGGAGCCGTACTCGAACCCGAACGGGAAAAATCGAAAAAGTTGGTTAAGCTGGTACCGAAGCAATTCGGCATCGCCAAAGAAAATGGGCTTTACCAAAATGTGCTGGGCATTACCGATTTCATTTCGGGTATGACAGACAATTACGCCGTCGATTTGTACCGCAAGATCACAGGAATCCAAATACCTTCGCTGCGTTAA
- a CDS encoding SusC/RagA family TonB-linked outer membrane protein — translation MQKQLLQTHWLSKFGQFISLGLLILLQASMLSAAPLSAIQVSGTVTDSKNEAMPGVSVIEKGTTNGTFTDESGKFTLTVQNEDAILVVSSIGFVSQEISVGNQSIFSVQLDSDTRSLDEVVVTALGFKREERALGYATQKVMGGSFQTVKGVSTGTSLTGKVAGLWVKNSTEFNEMPNISLRGETPLVVIDGVPYNNISLYNIAQDDIESIDVLKGPTASALYGSRGGSGAIVITTKKGSNSEGLTVTVNSNNMFNAGFLMFPDVQKSYSVGMGGVYDPTDYVWGQKLDIGIMANQWNPISKQMEMQELTSKGRNNFQDFLVPGLISNNSVSVAQTGKNGSFRASAAYINNKGQYPNLKSHSYNFTLSGEMKVGDRFKLTSSMGYNKRDAPQVTGAGYGNQGYIYNILIWMGPEYRLADYKDNYWLTPNVQQNWHYHGWYDNPYMIANEKIWGQYENKLNANVTANYKLFEGANLIIRPGFDFYSDSETKRNPPNILSTRGWDVAGLYSINKKSGYSFNGDAIITYQKTFGKLGVDALAGGAIYKLDNNNLYSSTRGGILIPGYYSLNNSVERPNVSVGASAKQVNSIYGKLTLAYNNFFFLDATGRNDWSSTMPSNSRSYFYPSLGGSLVMSEILGAMPTWLDFWKLRGSWTLSKSDLGIYANNQNYSTTIAAWNSLNSASYPTTVRNAENILPETFRTWEIGTAAYFLKKRFKLDVAYFNKFNYNRQVSANISSASGFYNTLINWDETLVRRGLEVTLDAAILKQNAIKWDAVFNYSFNHRYYKDLAETSANNPWTKAGERIDTYTGKSWVKDPEGNLVHRSNGLPLRSDYTSLWGYTDPKFLFGFANTLSYKNFTLMANFDGRVGGLMENRTLFKMWDTGSHPDSDNQWRYDEVVNHNKSYVGNGVVVTSGDVTYDNFGNITSDSRVFAPNEQKVSYQDYARSYGDGTFGATDATFIKLREVSLGYNLPKNVASAIGARSATISLTGQNVWMWTKAFRNADPDKGNDSELTSPSVRYVGGNITLTF, via the coding sequence ATGCAGAAACAACTACTTCAAACTCATTGGCTATCCAAGTTTGGCCAATTCATAAGCCTAGGGCTCCTGATATTGCTTCAGGCCAGCATGCTCTCGGCAGCCCCCTTATCCGCGATTCAGGTAAGCGGTACCGTGACAGACAGCAAAAACGAGGCCATGCCCGGTGTCAGTGTAATCGAGAAAGGCACAACCAACGGTACATTCACCGACGAAAGCGGTAAATTTACATTGACGGTACAAAACGAAGACGCCATATTGGTAGTCTCTTCTATTGGATTCGTATCGCAAGAAATCTCCGTAGGAAACCAAAGCATCTTCAGCGTGCAATTGGATAGCGATACCCGTTCATTGGACGAGGTGGTCGTAACCGCTCTCGGTTTCAAAAGGGAAGAACGTGCATTGGGATATGCCACTCAAAAAGTAATGGGCGGCTCTTTCCAAACTGTAAAAGGTGTAAGCACAGGTACTTCATTGACCGGTAAAGTAGCTGGCCTTTGGGTAAAAAACAGTACAGAATTCAACGAAATGCCCAATATTTCGCTTCGTGGCGAAACTCCTCTTGTGGTAATTGACGGTGTTCCTTACAACAACATCAGCTTGTACAATATCGCTCAAGACGATATCGAAAGCATCGACGTATTGAAAGGCCCAACGGCCTCTGCCCTTTACGGTTCGCGTGGAGGTAGCGGTGCCATTGTAATCACTACAAAGAAAGGCTCAAACTCAGAAGGCCTTACAGTGACTGTAAACTCGAACAACATGTTCAATGCCGGTTTCTTGATGTTCCCGGATGTGCAAAAGTCGTACAGCGTAGGTATGGGTGGTGTATATGACCCTACCGATTACGTTTGGGGACAAAAGCTTGATATCGGCATCATGGCCAACCAATGGAACCCGATTAGCAAGCAAATGGAAATGCAAGAGCTTACCTCAAAAGGCAGAAACAATTTCCAAGACTTCTTGGTCCCTGGCCTTATTTCAAACAACAGTGTGAGTGTAGCCCAAACAGGCAAAAATGGAAGCTTTAGAGCCTCAGCAGCATATATCAACAACAAAGGACAGTATCCAAACCTAAAATCGCATTCTTACAATTTCACCTTGAGCGGCGAAATGAAAGTAGGCGACCGTTTCAAATTGACCAGCTCAATGGGTTACAACAAACGCGACGCTCCACAGGTTACGGGTGCGGGTTATGGAAACCAAGGTTACATCTATAACATTTTGATCTGGATGGGACCTGAATACCGTTTGGCCGATTACAAAGACAATTATTGGCTTACACCAAACGTACAGCAAAACTGGCACTACCACGGCTGGTACGACAACCCTTACATGATTGCCAATGAAAAAATCTGGGGACAATACGAAAACAAATTGAATGCCAATGTAACGGCCAATTACAAATTGTTTGAAGGAGCAAACTTGATCATCAGACCAGGTTTTGACTTCTATTCCGATTCTGAAACAAAAAGAAACCCACCCAATATCCTTTCGACAAGGGGTTGGGATGTAGCCGGCCTCTACTCGATCAACAAGAAATCGGGTTACAGTTTCAACGGTGATGCGATCATCACTTACCAAAAAACATTCGGCAAATTGGGCGTAGACGCCTTGGCCGGTGGAGCCATCTACAAATTGGACAACAACAACTTGTACAGCTCGACAAGAGGCGGTATTCTAATTCCAGGATACTATTCATTGAACAACTCGGTGGAAAGACCAAACGTGAGCGTAGGAGCTTCGGCGAAGCAAGTAAACAGTATTTACGGAAAACTGACCTTGGCCTACAACAATTTCTTCTTCTTGGATGCCACTGGAAGAAACGACTGGAGCTCGACCATGCCCTCAAACTCACGTTCTTATTTCTATCCTTCATTGGGTGGAAGTTTGGTAATGAGCGAAATTTTGGGTGCCATGCCTACATGGTTGGATTTCTGGAAACTACGCGGTTCTTGGACCTTGTCTAAATCCGATTTGGGCATATACGCCAACAACCAAAACTACAGCACCACAATTGCAGCTTGGAATTCTTTGAATTCGGCTTCTTACCCAACTACTGTACGTAATGCTGAAAACATTTTGCCCGAAACTTTCAGAACTTGGGAAATCGGAACCGCGGCTTATTTCTTGAAAAAGAGATTCAAACTTGACGTGGCCTACTTCAACAAATTCAACTACAACCGTCAGGTGAGTGCCAACATTTCATCGGCTTCAGGTTTCTACAACACCTTGATCAACTGGGATGAAACTTTGGTAAGAAGAGGTTTGGAAGTGACTTTGGATGCGGCAATCTTGAAACAAAACGCCATCAAATGGGATGCGGTATTCAACTACTCGTTCAACCACAGATATTACAAAGACCTTGCGGAAACCTCAGCCAACAATCCTTGGACAAAAGCAGGCGAACGTATTGACACGTATACAGGTAAGAGTTGGGTGAAAGATCCAGAAGGAAACTTGGTGCACAGATCAAACGGCCTTCCCCTTCGCAGCGATTATACTTCATTGTGGGGCTATACCGATCCTAAATTCTTGTTCGGATTTGCCAACACATTGAGCTACAAAAACTTTACGCTAATGGCCAATTTCGATGGCCGTGTAGGGGGCTTGATGGAAAACAGAACCTTGTTCAAAATGTGGGATACGGGTTCGCACCCAGATTCGGACAACCAATGGAGATACGACGAAGTAGTGAACCACAACAAATCGTATGTTGGTAATGGTGTAGTTGTGACTTCAGGCGATGTGACCTACGACAACTTCGGTAACATCACAAGCGATTCTCGCGTATTCGCACCGAACGAACAAAAGGTTTCTTACCAAGATTACGCCAGATCGTACGGCGATGGCACTTTCGGAGCCACAGACGCGACGTTCATCAAATTGCGTGAAGTTTCATTGGGTTACAACTTGCCGAAAAACGTAGCCTCGGCGATTGGAGCACGTTCTGCCACCATTTCATTGACTGGCCAAAACGTATGGATGTGGACCAAGGCCTTTAGAAACGCCGATCCCGACAAGGGCAACGACAGCGAGCTTACTTCGCCATCTGTTCGCTACGTAGGGGGCAATATCACCTTGACATTCTAA
- a CDS encoding SusD/RagB family nutrient-binding outer membrane lipoprotein, which yields MVSILTLNSCSDFEEINTNPNAATKASSSMLATTLILDITKNEFSNLGAMMHDKSLIRMEFPEDEQYNYLGRASFDDLTVLNNVEKMIELAPENLKGTYEAVGRTIRANKFFWLSMRLGDIPYAEALLGEQGLTNPTYSTQKEVMVGVLNELETADQLFANGVDFEGDPIYNGDVSKWRKFVNTFELQVLLHLYLKEGDSDLKVKERFSNIVNNKPIFESNNDNFQLEYSDLAGQRYPFYKLGNTNRLYTMMSNVMVDKLKDLNDYRMFYYMDPSPVQIEAGADPSSWDSYLGYDPSTVYADLTVIFAGKDYSNFNSRYLELANAEPIYLISYSMLNFFLAEGALRGWISGSANAYYQEGIKASMTFTAGYTPDDALFHHDRVMTTEYIDSYIASDKVKLKTGADFETQLEQIITQRYLSRFMYHAPYDGFFEHRRTGYPEFPLNPSSNLNIPNDRFPIRWIYPQKELDYNTENVKSAIQSQYGGDDDYNETMWILAK from the coding sequence ATGGTTAGCATTCTAACCTTGAACAGCTGCAGCGATTTCGAAGAAATCAACACCAACCCGAATGCGGCCACAAAGGCTTCATCATCCATGTTGGCCACAACCTTGATTCTCGACATCACGAAAAACGAATTCTCGAACCTCGGAGCCATGATGCACGACAAGTCGCTCATCAGAATGGAATTCCCAGAAGACGAGCAATACAACTACTTGGGAAGAGCCAGTTTCGACGACCTTACGGTTTTGAACAACGTAGAAAAAATGATTGAACTTGCACCAGAGAACCTAAAGGGCACTTACGAAGCCGTGGGCAGAACAATTCGTGCCAACAAATTCTTTTGGCTGTCGATGCGATTGGGCGATATCCCTTACGCCGAAGCCCTTTTGGGTGAGCAAGGCCTTACAAACCCAACCTACTCTACTCAGAAAGAGGTGATGGTGGGCGTATTGAACGAGCTGGAAACAGCCGACCAATTGTTTGCCAATGGTGTTGATTTCGAAGGAGACCCCATCTACAATGGAGATGTAAGCAAATGGAGAAAATTCGTGAACACTTTTGAGCTTCAAGTGCTTTTGCACCTTTACTTGAAAGAAGGCGATAGCGACCTGAAAGTGAAAGAAAGGTTCAGCAACATTGTGAACAACAAACCCATTTTCGAAAGCAACAACGACAATTTCCAATTGGAATATTCTGATTTGGCCGGACAGCGTTATCCTTTCTACAAACTGGGCAATACAAACAGATTGTACACCATGATGTCGAATGTGATGGTTGATAAATTGAAAGATTTGAACGACTACCGCATGTTTTACTACATGGATCCATCGCCTGTACAAATCGAAGCAGGTGCCGATCCAAGCAGCTGGGACTCTTATCTTGGCTACGACCCATCGACCGTTTATGCCGACCTCACCGTGATTTTTGCCGGAAAGGATTACTCCAATTTCAACAGCCGTTATCTGGAGTTGGCCAACGCCGAGCCCATCTACCTTATCAGCTATTCAATGCTCAATTTCTTCTTGGCCGAAGGGGCTTTGCGTGGTTGGATTTCGGGTTCTGCAAATGCCTACTACCAAGAAGGTATCAAGGCCAGCATGACTTTCACCGCAGGTTATACCCCAGACGATGCCCTTTTCCATCACGATCGCGTAATGACCACCGAATACATCGATTCGTACATTGCTTCGGACAAAGTGAAATTGAAAACGGGTGCGGATTTCGAAACGCAACTCGAGCAAATCATCACGCAGCGTTACTTGAGCCGATTCATGTACCACGCTCCTTATGATGGCTTTTTCGAGCACAGAAGAACGGGTTATCCCGAATTTCCTTTGAACCCCAGCTCAAACTTGAACATCCCGAATGACCGTTTTCCTATTCGTTGGATTTACCCGCAGAAAGAGCTGGATTACAATACTGAAAACGTGAAATCAGCGATCCAATCGCAATACGGTGGCGACGACGACTACAACGAAACCATGTGGATTCTTGCCAAATAA
- a CDS encoding response regulator: protein MEKDQNKEKLAKLHILIATDNLLNQKLLQSIFDHYGTKIKVVNSGSEALAGLETVEPVDMILMEEEMPEMSGSAVAKEIKVSLGMNMPIVLLTNHNTYVNVEGSHVDGFLSRPLKVEKLIELVLKLTSLSRNGAESDGVYEQLDEDYFEMVSGASSDLQKELVDLFEMQLSEFEPSLRSLCQMGGRDGLKADIHRFRSTLLSVGLLKVEKRLKLVELSLAEGNEPMRPHEVCKGVIKDLQVGLKELKRKVC from the coding sequence ATGGAAAAAGATCAGAATAAAGAAAAACTCGCTAAACTCCACATACTGATTGCAACAGATAATTTATTAAACCAGAAATTGCTGCAATCCATTTTCGATCATTACGGAACAAAAATTAAGGTGGTGAACAGTGGCTCTGAGGCTTTGGCCGGCCTGGAAACGGTAGAGCCTGTCGATATGATTCTCATGGAAGAGGAGATGCCCGAAATGTCGGGCTCGGCGGTGGCCAAAGAAATTAAGGTTTCTTTGGGCATGAATATGCCGATTGTACTGCTAACGAATCACAATACGTATGTCAATGTAGAAGGCTCACATGTGGATGGTTTCTTGTCCAGACCATTGAAAGTGGAAAAGCTGATTGAACTGGTGTTGAAACTGACGAGCTTAAGCAGAAACGGTGCCGAATCTGACGGCGTATACGAGCAGCTCGATGAGGACTATTTCGAAATGGTGTCGGGTGCGAGTTCGGATTTGCAAAAAGAACTTGTGGACTTGTTTGAAATGCAGTTGTCTGAATTTGAGCCTTCGCTTAGAAGCTTGTGCCAAATGGGTGGCCGCGATGGCTTAAAAGCGGATATTCACCGTTTTCGTTCAACGCTCTTGTCAGTAGGCTTGCTGAAAGTGGAGAAAAGATTGAAACTGGTGGAGTTGAGCCTTGCAGAGGGCAATGAGCCCATGCGGCCGCATGAAGTTTGCAAAGGCGTAATCAAAGACCTTCAGGTTGGATTGAAAGAACTGAAGCGAAAAGTGTGCTGA